The window AGCCTTAAGAATCCTCTACCACGTGATGCTTAAGAAAGGCTACAGATCTGAAATGGATTAGGATTACTGAAGAGGATTATGAACAAGAAATACAGTATGTTGGGACTCTTTTATGAGTCAGCTCTTACACAGTTTCACGTTGCCTTTTGCTAACTTCaaatttctggaggaaaaagaaTTAAAGGTTTCACCCATTCCCTATGTTGGGCTGAAAAATCTTCTCTGTTTTGTAGCTAGGAATCACTACTACAGAAACAAAAGGATGGAAGAAGCAGGGATAATGTCTTAGTTCTATCTAATTACTTAACAATTCTAAGTCATGAATCTGACCAAGcttgagaaagcagaaaagctgttttacTTCTCAGTCTCTAAAAAGTGAACACACAAAGCAGGTGAAATCTCCAACAGAAGGATGCTTCAGCAAGCAATTCAAGTAACTACATataatcctgttttaaaaaaacaaacaagatcaCACAAAACACCCAAGCTGTTCAAAACTAACCAGTGCTCCATTTTAATGTTTCCAACATTGTtatgatggttttattttttaagtattaaCAATCCTCGTCCCTCTGCATTTTTATCAAATTTCAATTCTTACACAAAAGCAGCTCAATGCATTTCACAGGTTAAATCATCTAGTTTGTAAGATGCATCATTTACCACTTTCTTAGTGTTTATATTTTTAGATAGTCAGTAAACTAAGACCAGAAAGTTATGCATCCTTTTGGTTAGCAAAAAAGTATTCAAGTTGGCATAAAGGCTTTGTCAGCAATCAGGATGTCTGTTCTTTTATAAACGgttaagaaaataatgtaaaagaaaaaaccaaaataaattagacTTCTTCAaatccccaaacccccccacatTTCCATAATCTGCTCTGGGGCTGCACCTGAGCAAATTCTGAACAAACGATGAGACACAAACAGAACAAGAGCAGAcaattttttcctgaatattcATAGCTACTAAATATTTATACGCTTCAGATCTGTTTGTACATATTGAAACAAACACATTTGATTAAATTTAGGTACCTCTGAGAATCTGGGCACATCCCTGCCAAAATATAATCAGCCTAACACTGCTGAGATCAAGAAAGCTATGCAAAGTTACACCTGTAAAGATGCTTTTGTCTTTACTTGTGGGCAGCTGTTACATGAAGAAAACCTGCTGAGATCAGGAGTCAGCATCTGCTCTGTGAATTAAAGCAATATCATTCTGAAATCTCAAAGATATCGTGACCACTGTTATTTACATCTACCTCCAGGAACTCtcaatttttcaaatttattgtTCTGGCATACAACTGCTAACATTATTGTCCAAACCGGGTCAAAGCAAAGCTTGCAGCACATTTATCCAGGCAGAGGATGCAAATAAGCAGGTTATGACACTCCGTCAGACTCAGCACAAGGAGATAAACGGCCAACATCTCCAGAAGGCTCTCTCAGGAACAGTTTGCATAACCAGTGCACAGATACTGCAGGCAACACTGCACGTAGCTAGAAGTGGTGCTCTGGCCTAACGCTCTGATCACACCTTCTTCTCTCACATAAAATTCTCACTGGCAGTAGCAGGAATTTTGTCCAGTGAATAATGGGACCTCGAAGCTTTATATGAAGGTATCCACTGGTCTTGACTCTTTCAAtccttctgtatttctgtatccTTTCTGTATTTGGAGTGCTCCCAAGAAGGGCCTGAATTCAATATGCAGTCACAGCACAACCcgacaaacaaataaacaaaatcctcTGCACTATAGAACTTAGTTGTAAACTTTCTATTGAAGGCAACtttcaaatatataaaaccaTCCCTTTTCTAACCTCACTGCTGTTCCATCACAAGTTTCTCTTAtttattggggggaaaaaagcctgtaTTGTCACACCTCCTAAACCAGCCCGATTTCTGATGAATAAAGCACCATAGCCTACACCTATGCATGcagtggtcaaaccctggaataGGCTTCCaggagaggtggttgatgccccgaGCCCGGGCAGTGTTTAAGAGGCGTTTGCACAATGCCCTTAGCAACACGGGGCAACTTTTGATCAGTCCTGAAGTGGTTAGGCAGTTGGATTAGGAGAGCATTGTAGGTACTTTCCAAGTGAACTATTTATTCTATACTCTCAATCACCTGTCACAAGCCTACTAAAAACAGCTGAAGAGTCTCTGCACCAGAGAACCACAGCTGAAGGGGAGACTGCCTGCAGTGGAATTCACACTATGGAAATTCACATGCCTCTGCACTGACCCAGTAATTTCTGTGTTGCAGAAGGTCCCACAGAGCATCTCAGGACAGGATGTCAGTTCAACAAAGGCTTAAACAGTACCAGGACCTGGAGTGACCCTGTTCTGCCATTACAACAGGGTTCTGCAGAGCTCTGGCCTGCCTGCTGCCCCAGACCACTTCTCTCTGGGCACAACATCTGACCCTGTTAGGCTTATGATCACGAGCCCCTCACAGATCAGGGAAAAGCATGATGACACTAGGAATAACGGCACAGGTCTTCATAAATCAAGTGATCagctgcatatttttatttaattgtattCAGACCTACAGGCCATGCAAAATATATGATTTTATTAGTCAGCACATGAGTACATTCAAGTTGCACAATTCTTACCAAAAACAGTAAAAGCAATTTTTAGCCATCAACATCTGCTAGAACATCAATGTGATTACAATAAAATCAATCAAACTTCCATTACAGTTAATTTAACAGTGTCATCTGCAACACTTCGAAGAATCAACAAGTCATTATTTCCTGAATGGTTCACATAGTTAATAAGCCAAAACAACCGTAGGGCTTGCGAGAGTGATTTTAAAAGCACACGCCAGTCTTGGAAAGCAGCCTTCCACTCATTTTGTctgttgaaataaaaagacagaTAAATAAGAAAGCACAGGTTTGTATAGAACTAAGAAACAAACTCTTCAGAATCTCTAAACAAAAGGAACTACTCTTGCTAAAATCAAATGTCCGATGTAACTGCTACAAATATAGTATCGTAAGAGTTGAAAAACCTATTCAAACTGGAATATAGCTTCTTGTGCTCTTTACAAGACCACACAACCTTTCCTGGAATAGAAATAAACATCTTTCCCTGAACACATTAAAGCTACCATGTGAGGCACCTTGTGAGTTCAAGCATTTTGACTTTTTCTGCAAGTTCACAGGACAAAACCTTCAAAGGATGCTAATGTTCGGTTGCCTGTGAGTGGCTGTTCCAAATTAAGCTTGATCTTTCTTGGTGCCAAGTGCAGCAACCCCTCCCGCTGGGATTCAGTTCACTCTGGCCAGGTTTCCTCTCATAGTCAACACCTGGAGATATGCAAGTGTAGTGGGGAATAATAGAAGTAATAGCTAAAATGCTCACAGAAGGAACTTCTACCTTTAGGTCACAACACCATCCACCCCTTCCTCTCTGATAAAGCACTTCTCCTAAAATAACCTCCAAGAGTTTTGCAAAGAAAGTCAATACTTTATCTCTAAAACAACAAGGGAAGGTGTTTACCCAAGGTTGATAAGCAAACCAAGGGGAGAATCAGGAATTCAGACTAGGTCACTCGACTGCCACAGCAGTGCTTTGTCCCTCAATGACTCTTCagctgaaatttttatttaagtacAAGTATCTAGGAGTACCAGCATGCTACTTACACCTCTTCACTTCACAGTTCTGATCCATGTCTGGTACTTATCTGGAAGTGCAGCACTCATCACTGTGGTATACACTGTGTTACTGgcagggaaagaggaaaagagtgaGTGAGTGACATTCCAAAAGCAAGAGTAATTTATAGAACTAGCAAAGCAGCAGATCAAATTTTAGTGGAAACAAACATTCTGCTTAGGTACTGAAGGGTAAGAAAAAGTGGGAAAGAGAATGATAAAAATAAAGGCTGCTGACACAAATTCTTAGTATTTTTTTCCGCAACTTAGTATAGCAAAGGAACTGTACTTCAACATTCATTTGATCACTGTATTAAACAATTAGTATTGCTGATCTTAGCCGTGACAGATATCATCTTCTTCTTCCCaaattttctcacatttttaagACAGAGGAGAGAAAGTCCTGGTATTAACCTTCTAATACAAATGACTGATCCAGAGAATATACTGagctccatttaaaaataaaacaaaacacaggtgCAATTTGTGGAACAATGCAGAACAACAATGGTATACTGAAATaaatctctcttaaaaaaatctagtaaatTGTACCTAAAGGCTATGTCcccatttacttttttttttttttcctttttacacatCAAGCAGAACTACATCAGAAACTCCAGAGAAAGCCATTTTCAGTGTTAACACAAACCCGAAGGTTCCAGAAGTAAAAGGCACAAATGACTTGGCAGAAAGTCCAGCTGCTCCTCTAAGCAGTCATTTGTTTCACTACTACAACGGAACTTCCCATTATCAGACTGAGCCTAACAAAGTGTAGTTTCTTGGCTAGAGTGGCAGACAAAGAGGAAGAGTGCTGTGGAAGTGAAAACAGAGTGCCATGTGCACAAGCAGAAATCTAAACTGGGAAACCACAAGATACTCAAGACAGAGGCATAGGAAGATCCTAAGGAAGTTTTTGATTAACTTTTAAGTGGCCCGAGGCATAGCAGGAGGCACTCATTAACACCTCTGAATCTAATACTTACTTGTTTAAGACTGGCTTCACTGACAACACCTGTACAGAAAGTTTGAAGAGTTGTCATTTTGGTAAATGAAGAGGGAGTTAAAAGCCTATTTAGAAACAGCAGTAGGATGAAGTTATGAAAAGGAATAATGCAAAATCAAGGATTTCTCttgctgttttgttgtttttttttttttttaaaaaccatcaGAACATTTtacaaaagtgtttttaaaaagcccTTGGAAATACACAACACTTAAGTTCTCAGAACTAACTGGTAAATATCACTCATGTCTAACACTTTATCTACCTGCTGTAATATTTATAATTGTGCTTGAAATAAGTAACTGCACAAAAATGATGATGATGGGATTCACCTCTTGCACTTTCCACTTGGTCTGGCAAAATGCCTATGCAAGGGAGTTCAGAAACATTTCAACAAACAAACTTAGTCTTAAACTCTCCAGAGATGGTTGTGCAGGTCACCTTTTTCACCATGTCTTCCTTGCACAGCTTTTAAATCCCTGACAAAAATGCGACTGCACTTCTGCTTTGAAAAAGAACTTTAAGTCCAAgtcaaaatgcagaatttaaaTACCTTAAAGAGAGTATCAAAATTGATGTTCTGCTGTCCAGTAGCATTGAGAGCTTTGATGGCTGGAGTTCTGCAGGAAAACAATGCAGCATCATTAAACACACTTTAGTGTTCTGAAGGCTATAAAGCACCAATGTGAAAAGTTTCTCACTGGATGTCTTTACATGGAAATGCTTGCTTTGGCCTAAAATAATCCAGAGTTCTGCATGACTGAACCTAGTCTCACAATGCTGAAGCTATTCTATTATTGCACCACTGAGTACAGACCAGCAGGGAATCTGACAACAGCTTTCTGCAAACTACAAAGCCTAAAGATCGTATGATGTCTGTGAGCACCTTCCTAGTGCCAtcaaacactttttcactgtgaatcCAAATCCTTTAACTGTTACTAAACTTTGCTTTATAAAGAAATTCTTGGTACATGTTATCCTTGCAATTTCTCATCTTTTATGCCATCCAATGCCACACAGACTATCCTCCGGCATATATGAATATCGCTTCTTATTTTATCTGTTCCCTTTTGAGTGGCATTACAGAAACTGAACCAACTGCCCAGTCAATGAGCTAACACCTGCTCAGAGAATAAAACACACAAGTCTCTAAGATTTTTCAAAATAGAATTGTTACCTCACCACAAAGCTCCAAAATTTACCttcgatttattttttttagcttaaaTTTACCTTCGATCGTCAAAAGGAGGAGGGGTGGTCCAGTGGTCATAGTTTGTTTCCACACGAAACCACCTATGGcacaacacagaaataaaagcaaacaaaatgcaaatcAGTAGGTAATTAATACAGGCCAAGAATCAGTATCTCTGTATCGCCAAAACGACAAAAAACCTCCCTCAAAAGCCTCTTTCCTGTGTCTCTTGCAAGTCCAAGGGACCCATGTTGATATCCATAGCAGCCTTTACCATAAACTACTGAACACAAATGAAAACGGAGTGATCTCTGAACTCCTGTTGGTTCAGTGACAAAACTACTACTGACTACAATAAATGCAGGATCAGACCTTCAATGAGATGATTACAGCAAAGATTATGGGTATGCGTACAATGCAGCCTGCTGCATTCAGTTTGGAGTACACAGAGCCAACAGGCCAAGCCAATATTTACTGGCTGACTGTACCCATTAAGTGCCGTTTTTCACTGAAGGACAACTATTTAGGATCTCCTTCATATATTAACCTGCTGATCTCACAAAATTAATAGGAACAGTTATTTTTGAGCCTTCAACCCTTCTCCATACTGGGCAAAAATTAAGTTGAGAATTACTGAATCTACTGGTGCAAGACTTGGCAGACAGACAAGAAAAGCCCTCAAGTCTTGGCTCCTTTGGAATCTgtctaaaaaaaagaaataaatcaacaCATACAGATGCTTTTTCCACCCCCAACCCTCTGGACTGCCTCAACCTGACAAAACAGTGTGATTCCTTCTCAAAGAGAAGAAACTGGGGTTCATTTCAGAGGCTTTCAAGCTTTCCCTGTCCAGCTGTAAGCATTCGTAAGAGATGCCCTGGATCTCTCTGAAAGTTGCGTGAGCAACCCTACCTATCACTCAGGAGagaatatgaaaaaacaaaataaaccattttttctACTTACGCTCCCTCTAAAGGATCGAGAGGCCAGAGATCTGCTGGCCCTCTTCTATTCCTTGTTATGACCATGCCTTCTTTGGGCGATACACCTCCTACAATATAGTAAACTTCAGCAATGATGGGAATGCCAGCTAGTCTGAGAACAGCTGACTGAAAgtcctctgctctgctcagggTCTAATGCAAAAAGGAGATCACAGTGAAACAAAGATCACAGAGCACGTCCAAGCACAAAAACAAACACTGGAACatctcagaaagaagaaaaagttccAGCTTTTTTGAAAATGGCAATTGACTCTAAAGCGccacttgaaaatatttctctgaaaatagTTTTCCAAACTGACCAGCATATGAACATGAAATGCATATGACTAGTAAAAGAACTCATTAAAGCCAGCTTTGCAAATATTCAAAGAAAAcagtacatatacacacacatatgtatacggtgaaaagcaaaaaaagctgaaaaacctGCCCTTCAAAAGACAGAGGCATGTCCATACTGTAGAAATTCAATCCTCAGCAAAGTCTATCCAATGGGAGTGAACAATGGGATATGTGAAAGTGGATGAAAGGGGGGAAAATACCTACTCCAAGTCTTGGTTTTGCCAATGATTTAAGAAGATTTAGATAACAATGATAAGGCAGAGGCATTGCTTCTCCTGCCATAACCAGGTGACTAATTTAGCATAAACTGGCAAGTCACCGCAGCCAGTGAAGCTACTATTTTCAGGTGTAGGGCCACAACCTACTGAagtacatctttaaaaataaatgctgtgtGGGAACTAAAAACAAATATGGAGAACATGCATCACACAGAATTGTTCAGAAAGATGGGGAAGATCctggaaaataattaattatttctgaCAGCAACACTGCAGCTAGCAGTTTCGAGTCACAGCCTCAAGTCACATCTCAAACTCAAAAAACATGAACAACAAAGTCCAGCAGACATTCCAGTTCTGCAGGGAGCTTACCTACAAACCATATAATTCATGCTTACTGTATTTCAAGAACCTGAGAAGCAGCAGACCTGTTTTATCTTAGTAGGACCCTAACACAGTATTCCTACAATGTGCTATACAAAATACCAGTCTAACTCCTTCCACTCAGCAGTGAGCTCTCCATTTTTAATATGGTAACATATCAAACGTAGTGTAAAATAACCACTGGGTCAGATACTAACCGTCTAAGAGTGCAGCTGCCTCAATCTGTTAAACTACAAATCACAGCTAGCTGAAATAGTCCCTAGGAAGGAAGCCTTTGCACAGCTTCTCAAAGACTTTTGGCACTGATTAGAGATTGCGCCCCTGAAGGATAGCAATTGTCTCCAAATAATCAGTGATGTGTATGAGAGAGACAATACCTATCTCCTCTTACGAAATGCATTTACTTATTAATTTATTGAATTTTCTGTGAAACTAAAAGTTGGAACATCCAATTTACTAGGAATTTGTAAGTACACATGACATGACTGTGAGATAtgagaaaataattcagtgcACTTACATCTCGGACAAGCCAGCTGACAGGGTAATTCCGAGTCAAAAAAGCAGCTATTGCATTTTCCCACCATCTACCAcctgctggagaaaaaaaaaattaaaaaataaattacatatgcACATTATGTACACTCTGTGAAATCTAtcttcctgccttcctttcttctccatctcCCATCTCTAGCTCTGCAATCTTTCCCTTTACTACATTACAGGAGTGGTACAATAAATTCTTTCATTCTCTAACTATACCACTACCATAAAAACATCAAATTTAGGCAGCTTATACCAAACTGACAAAGCACACAGCACCTGAAAGCAGATGGAGCCTCTGTACCATCTTGAGCTTATCAACACTGTTTAGAACAGTGAATGCTGATAGTGCTCCTTTTCTGCTGTATTACTTTACTGATCTCTATATGTAAAATATGCAGGATGTGCTGCCCAGGCTAACACAGCCTGGCAAACCCTCATTTTACAGTATCTGTCTTTCAAATGCTCAGCTCTCTGTACCATTGCAGTTGGATATTCAAGTACCACAGAAACCTAAACCCCCAGTGAAACAGGGCAGCTACCTATCAGCATAAGATGTCAACATTCCAGGGGAAGGGCTAATAAAAGAACCTAACATCCAGGTGAAAGTACAGgtgaaatataaacaaacaacGTAATCACAACTGAAATTCAACCACAGCAGCTGGGTTAGCACCGCTGCTTTCCAGAAAGGATCTCAGACCTGTAATGACAGGAGTGATCATTATCTTAGCTTTTTGGTGTCTTCTGAAAGGTACAATATTCCTGTGAACAATGCCATAAAAGGATGCCATAAAAAAGGCAGGGAATCTGAGGTACAGTGGACAATAAAGACAGTGTTCAGCACTGTACAAAGAATCTACAGTGTCTCTCAGAACTTGCCAATGCTAATAATTTCAGTCAAAATCTATCACATTCCTTTCAGTGTTGATAACTTGCAAGATAGTcagtttttaaagtgttttattcACAGATGAATATTAAGCAACGAAGAGTCAAAGGTGACTGTAACAGGGACTAGCACTTTGTAACACATATTTCCAAAAGGACTGCAGGTATATTCATACAATATACCAGTCTACAACTGTCAGCTCAAATATTAGCATTAATCACCTCATTATTCATCTTACTGAAATATTCTAACAACAGGAAGAATTACACAGATATCatgaagcagctgaaaaaaagagGTAGGGATAGTGTTTCTGTATTACTGGAGAAAATATGagaactaaaaaaaccaaaaggtcaagtttaaaattattcatatgccaaaaccagaaaaagccaGCAGAAACAATATGCTTGTCAACTGATAGACCTTCACCCTAATTTTGAAGTCATTCCCCTTTCCAGCTATAGTTCCCATGCTCCTTTCCCTACATTTTTAGTTCAGTTGCAGAGTGACAGATAAAGCAGCAAGCAGCCAGCAACAGCTGACTTCCAGGAGTGCAGCATGTGCTGAGGGAGTTACTGTTGTCTGGAGTTAAAAAGTGAAGTTGAGGCACATGGGTGGATGACAGCACATCAACTCCTGATGGACAAGAGAGGCCCATCACACACAGAAGTTTTCAGCACTTGATTCCTCTATCAGAATCAGAACAGAATGGGTTTGTGCACCAGCTAAACCACCTCACTGTAGTCTCAGATGATCCTTACACCAAAGGTTGAAGCACACTGCTGAGAAACAGCAGGGAGAACAGGACGGCACTGTATTTTGTCCCCAAATTGTGCCTTTCCGCAGACACAGGACTTTGGTCTGCAAGACTTTCTAAATCAAGCCTTTTGCATACTCTATACACTTAAGACTATTTCCAAGCTGATGTTAACATGAACCCAAAGCTGTTTGCATCTCTCAGTATCAGCCCAGGATGCTCCAGTTTTGAAAGGATTAAATAACTACACTAGCATCAGAAGCAGGCTCTTAAAAAAATAGAGTGTAAACTATGAAAAGAATCAAGCAAATGCAACAAGGCAGTATTAACAAAGGAAACAGGAATCAAAAGGTGGATGTGCTCCATAGCCGAATCCCTGCTCAGAGATAATGAGTATGTATATAATGTATACAGTGAATAGTGTCTGAATAACATCTAAAAAAATTCTGACAATAGAAGACTGTctaattaaaagattaaaaagaaaaaatgcttacCACAAGCctaagtgaaaaataaatatttattttagatgtTGGTTCTAACTCAGACTACATTGGTTTAAGTTCTAACAAAGAGCTAGTAACAGCAAAAAAAGTCTGCTGCTAGAAAAGAGAGAAGGggtggaagagaagaagagagaaggggtggaagagaagaagagagaaggggtggaagagaagaagagagaaggggtggaagagaagaagagagaaggggtggaagagaagaagagagaaggggtggaagagaagaagagagaaggggtggaagagaagaagagagaaggggtggaagagaagaagagagaaggggtggaagagaagaagagagaaggggtggaagagaagaagagagaagggaaggggggggcagaAGGGATGGACGAGGCCAACCCAAGCCCTGAGTTGGACATCAACATCTGTGAAACTGAAGTGCTGATGGCAAAGGCAGTGACCTTTCCTCTGCCTTCCTGACTGTGACAAGCCCTTCTGTTGGCCAGTTTTAGTTCTCAGTAGTAACATCTCTCAACTTCACTACTGGATCTCTGCTCAGCTGCCTTTCCAGTACTTTCATGCATTCTCTCAAGCCCTGCTACCTTTCCCCTAGATCTCTCAGTCTTACAGTTCTCCTCCCATCCTCTCTTTAAAGCTGCCTTACAGGGACAGAGAAATATGGAATacagaggaagggacagggagcTAGGAAAGCAGCCATTTATTTGCTATACAGGATTGCATCTTTTCCTCTCAGCCCCTACTCTGACATCTCCAAGTGTCTCTTGAACAGACCACATTCGTCTTTTATGGCGTTCCCCAACATTCTCTGTCTCCTCTGATGCTTTTCAAGCTCAGATGACACTGTGCTGACAAATACCTCTCTCCTATGCACAGCCAAAAACTGGCAGCATGTGTGCTTTCACTCCCTGAGGGCCAGAGAAGTCATTCAATTTCAGCTCCTCCCTGGCAactttaatcctttttttccctctagggGACCAGGAGAGAAGGGTCAGAGGAGGCAGCAATCAACTAAAATAGCATACATAACATCAAGTGTGGAAGACAGATTTATTATTTTACCTCGTTCGTCACCAGAGATTGTGAACTTGTGTGGACTTTGTCCAGTCCATAAGCCTACGTAACCAAGAAACGTGGTACCTTGATATGCTATCTGAAACCAGGAAACATACAGTATTTTAGCATTCTGGGACAGAACACTACTTAAAATATAGGCAACATTCTGAAGCAGCATCCTGTACTTTCTTCTGTGACTTTCATACAGAAGCTGCTATAAAACACTTTACCTTGAAGTACAATTTGCAAAGTAAATTATAAAaatttacttttataaaaaaatctacaaaatttatatttctaaatattcttATATTTATATACCTAAATATtctatttgtttatatttctaaaaatttataaaaattaatataaaaatacactgCATTTGTTACATGACTGCTACGAAAGTTTTGTTCAAGTTAGTGAGTAGCCAAGcaagaaacaaacagaaagttcACCATTTGCAAAATGGACTAATgaatatgggggaaaaaaaaaaaaaattacactaatGAAGACTGCACTAGCAACCAGCTCATTTTTGGAATTTTTAATCTCAAACACACACTATGGTCACAAAAATTAACAGGCCTTAGAAAAAAAGCTGTAGAATCAGTCCCTGTTAAAATGGATCTCTTTTCTAtattctctattttcttttttagtatcTTGAcacttctttctttcaacatCTCCTTCCAAACCATGACCTTGAGATAGTGGATTATGCTGTTCTCTTTGTTCCAGTTTATCACCACAATCTGGATGtccagaaagcaaaaccagcattCATCCCACACTCCTAGAGAGAGTGACTGTGGTGCTCAAATAATCCAGTAAACCTGGGATGGGAATCATAGTCCTACATGAAATCCCACTGCCTATGCACCTGTACAACCGTACCCTGTTCCTTCACGGAATACCACCC of the Athene noctua chromosome 4, bAthNoc1.hap1.1, whole genome shotgun sequence genome contains:
- the NAAA gene encoding N-acylethanolamine-hydrolyzing acid amidase isoform X2, which codes for MARGSRLGGLLVLLCGAVAAVAAAPAPRAAAPLLCNVSLDSPPEDRWLPVLRHFDPAFLRAAVARVIDESVPKWVHEVIRPIAAELELFMPQPFAGEILGLCRALGVSLGDGVLLNFAYESTAFCTSIVAQDEKGNIYHGRNLDYDFVDILSKITIDVRFIKGGQIAYQGTTFLGYVGLWTGQSPHKFTISGDERGGRWWENAIAAFLTRNYPVSWLVRDTLSRAEDFQSAVLRLAGIPIIAEVYYIVGGVSPKEGMVITRNRRGPADLWPLDPLEGAWFRVETNYDHWTTPPPFDDRRTPAIKALNATGQQNINFDTLFKVLSVKPVLNNNTVYTTVMSAALPDKYQTWIRTVK
- the NAAA gene encoding N-acylethanolamine-hydrolyzing acid amidase isoform X1, with product MARGSRLGGLLVLLCGAVAAVAAAPAPRAAAPLLCNVSLDSPPEDRWLPVLRHFDPAFLRAAVARVIDESVPKWVHEVIRPIAAELELFMPQPFAGEILGLCRALGVSLGDGVLLNFAYESTAFCTSIVAQDEKGNIYHGRNLDYDFVDILSKITIDVRFIKGGQIAYQGTTFLGYVGLWTGQSPHKFTISGDERAGGRWWENAIAAFLTRNYPVSWLVRDTLSRAEDFQSAVLRLAGIPIIAEVYYIVGGVSPKEGMVITRNRRGPADLWPLDPLEGAWFRVETNYDHWTTPPPFDDRRTPAIKALNATGQQNINFDTLFKVLSVKPVLNNNTVYTTVMSAALPDKYQTWIRTVK